The Blastocatellia bacterium genome includes a window with the following:
- a CDS encoding tetratricopeptide repeat protein, translating to MAAVVFLFAIIVTSGFTSGADTPPTVDYLNTRPGVEYVGDEACRQCHLSKYESFKKTGMGRSMSRPRAGDGAFSKPATLHNEADGRAYSVFVENGKVFHREAQLDASHKPVFTETHEVAYSVGSGNHGQSYLIERGDQLFISPISFYTSTRKWDLSPGHESGLFRDFTRPAGGLCVSCHSGLAQPLSDTGNQYRQPAFRILSIGCERCHGPGALHVADRRAAKPLDGSVDRSIVNPRKLSSRLREDVCYQCHLSGDARVQRPGKSLLDFRPGTPLDDVVSIFLVPPALKVGGFEALGQPEQIRMSRCRQADGSQLNCITCHDPHTSLSGVEAAAYFNKKCMQCHAPVSQRFVQTHRAESSPAGNCVGCHMPKVAVTNIAHLALTNHRIPRSSADAESLSATPDIDPQTNLIWATRPPNASSSDLRTLALAFAQLAPNYRGYGERGFPLLERAAREFPNDAEVQATYGQVLLVISPSNWARAKQAFERAIAAGSKSATLRRRLAQVLIDEGDAGAVRLLREAIQLEPYNSAIYLQLARTYVATGNRREAARTLEQALSFDPGNTDARKLLSELPP from the coding sequence ATGGCCGCCGTTGTTTTTCTCTTTGCGATCATTGTTACCAGCGGCTTCACGTCAGGCGCCGATACGCCACCGACCGTTGATTACCTGAACACCAGGCCGGGAGTTGAATACGTAGGCGACGAAGCCTGCCGGCAATGTCACCTGAGCAAATACGAATCGTTTAAGAAGACCGGCATGGGCCGCTCAATGTCCAGGCCGCGAGCCGGCGACGGCGCTTTCTCGAAGCCGGCCACGCTACATAACGAAGCGGACGGTCGCGCCTACTCGGTCTTTGTCGAGAACGGAAAAGTCTTCCACCGCGAGGCGCAGCTTGACGCCAGTCACAAGCCGGTTTTTACGGAAACTCATGAAGTCGCCTACAGCGTCGGCTCAGGCAATCACGGGCAGAGTTATTTGATCGAGCGCGGCGACCAGCTCTTTATTTCGCCGATCTCTTTTTACACCAGCACGCGGAAGTGGGACCTGTCGCCGGGCCATGAGTCGGGACTCTTTCGCGACTTCACGCGCCCGGCGGGTGGCCTGTGCGTATCGTGTCATAGCGGGCTGGCGCAACCGCTATCCGACACCGGCAATCAATATCGGCAGCCGGCCTTTCGCATACTGTCTATCGGCTGCGAGCGCTGTCACGGGCCGGGCGCGCTGCACGTTGCCGACCGCCGCGCCGCCAAGCCGCTCGACGGGTCGGTGGATCGCTCAATCGTCAATCCCAGAAAGCTCAGCTCGCGTTTGCGCGAGGATGTCTGTTACCAGTGCCACCTGAGTGGTGATGCGCGCGTTCAACGGCCCGGAAAGAGCTTGCTTGATTTTCGCCCCGGCACGCCGCTCGATGATGTGGTTTCTATCTTTCTGGTGCCGCCGGCGTTGAAGGTCGGCGGCTTTGAGGCGCTCGGCCAGCCCGAGCAGATACGCATGAGCCGCTGCCGGCAAGCGGACGGCAGCCAGTTGAACTGTATCACCTGCCATGATCCGCACACCTCTCTGTCCGGCGTTGAGGCGGCGGCCTATTTCAATAAGAAGTGCATGCAATGTCACGCGCCGGTTAGCCAGCGTTTTGTGCAAACGCACCGCGCCGAGAGCTCGCCCGCGGGCAACTGTGTCGGCTGCCACATGCCGAAGGTCGCTGTGACCAACATCGCGCATCTGGCGTTGACGAATCATCGAATCCCTCGATCATCCGCGGATGCCGAGAGCCTGTCGGCCACGCCTGATATTGACCCGCAGACGAACTTGATCTGGGCGACGCGACCGCCCAACGCGAGCAGCTCGGACTTGCGCACACTGGCGCTGGCGTTCGCGCAGCTCGCGCCCAATTATCGCGGCTACGGCGAGCGCGGTTTCCCCTTGCTCGAGCGCGCGGCGCGCGAGTTTCCCAATGACGCGGAGGTGCAAGCTACCTACGGTCAGGTGCTGCTCGTCATCTCGCCGAGTAATTGGGCGCGGGCCAAACAGGCTTTTGAGCGGGCCATCGCCGCGGGCTCAAAGTCGGCTACCTTAAGGCGGCGACTGGCGCAGGTGTTGATTGACGAAGGGGATGCGGGAGCGGTTCGATTGCTCCGCGAGGCGATTCAGTTAGAGCCGTATAATTCTGCGATCTATCTTCAGCTTGCGCGGACTTATGTCGCCACAGGCAATCGCAGGGAAGCGGCGCGAACGCTAGAGCAGGCGCTGAGCTTTGACCCCGGCAACACCGACGCCCGCAAGCTGCTCAGCGAGCTGCCGCCATAA
- a CDS encoding VWA domain-containing protein → MKKTMTAVILLALFTAFAVPRQSPAQTPAQSESVKLRATEVFVDAVVFDKRNHLINDLTRDDFEVFEDGAQQEITSFRVFHGGATKPTTPPARSEQTASPQPIGSEETPAPAREPGNLLIVLLDYSTTQFEHQKLVREASLKYVEQKLQPNDLMAVFSLGASLRPLTDFTNDKAKLMAALQKTDPTGSGLAADRATLSATIATGQSDQVQSAASSVPSATPSGPGAAAQGAALGNQLAGMQAALMAQQIAEMDYIMRSAMDQRQSRNVLTAIRAIAMGVKGIKGRKTLLLFSEGFVVGPTIEQEMQTTVSLANRSQVAIYCIDAKGLETKELSGSLVQHDELTSTVSVSSEEKKRAIGGETVFDRARKVGPDLQESPLRHVANETGGFFIRNTNDLSTGLDRIDQEMRTYYLISYRPKNEKLDGQFRQIRVGLKKAGMTVRARTGYYALPPEYELLTPDEYQVVQQVRSTEAAARIPTFLRVAGFQADAGQYRIPVILEIPTAAMRFEKKNDKASARLQIIGIVRDSEGRFATRFGGMVQIALTEAQYNVLKPGTMSFVNYVRLPAGAKYTFEVLVKDPMSGKVSESQQPLQLRAVEPTLALSTILLSKEVDQSPQTTDEFLTMQGVKILPSARCQFRNGDNLIFYFEVYNPKPDGAGQKTDVAIELSLLKDGKPLNARLPRYQATDYAAAPVPHLTFARFLHLAGLASGNYTLVIDVKDSLGNKTARGQADFEIVN, encoded by the coding sequence ATGAAGAAGACCATGACCGCCGTCATCTTGCTCGCCCTGTTCACTGCGTTCGCGGTGCCCCGGCAGTCGCCGGCGCAAACGCCCGCGCAATCCGAGTCGGTCAAGCTGCGCGCCACCGAAGTCTTCGTTGACGCCGTGGTCTTCGATAAGCGCAACCACCTGATTAACGACCTGACGCGCGATGATTTTGAAGTCTTCGAAGATGGCGCGCAGCAGGAGATTACTTCGTTCCGCGTCTTTCACGGCGGCGCTACGAAACCGACGACGCCGCCGGCCCGCAGCGAGCAAACCGCCAGCCCGCAGCCTATCGGCAGCGAAGAAACGCCGGCCCCCGCGCGCGAGCCCGGCAACCTGCTGATCGTCTTGCTCGATTATTCGACCACGCAGTTCGAGCATCAGAAGCTGGTGCGCGAGGCGTCGCTCAAGTATGTCGAGCAGAAGTTGCAGCCCAATGACTTGATGGCGGTCTTTTCGCTGGGCGCGTCGCTGCGCCCGCTGACCGATTTCACCAACGACAAAGCGAAGCTGATGGCGGCGCTACAAAAGACCGACCCGACCGGCTCAGGGCTGGCCGCCGACCGCGCCACTCTGAGCGCGACGATTGCCACAGGCCAGTCCGATCAAGTGCAGAGCGCTGCCAGCAGCGTCCCCTCGGCAACGCCTTCAGGGCCGGGCGCGGCCGCCCAGGGCGCGGCACTCGGAAACCAGCTGGCGGGCATGCAAGCCGCGCTGATGGCTCAACAGATCGCCGAGATGGATTACATCATGCGCTCGGCGATGGATCAGCGACAGAGCCGTAACGTGCTGACGGCGATCCGCGCCATTGCGATGGGCGTCAAGGGCATCAAAGGGCGCAAGACGCTGCTGCTCTTTTCCGAAGGCTTTGTTGTCGGGCCGACGATTGAGCAAGAGATGCAAACGACGGTGAGCCTGGCGAACCGCTCGCAGGTAGCGATCTACTGCATAGACGCGAAGGGATTGGAGACCAAAGAGCTGTCGGGGAGCCTGGTTCAGCATGACGAGCTGACCAGCACGGTCTCGGTCAGCTCGGAAGAGAAGAAGCGCGCCATCGGCGGCGAGACCGTCTTTGACCGCGCCCGCAAAGTCGGCCCTGATTTGCAAGAGAGTCCGCTGCGCCATGTGGCTAACGAGACCGGCGGTTTCTTCATCCGCAACACCAATGACCTCAGCACAGGTCTTGATCGCATCGATCAAGAGATGCGCACCTATTACTTGATCTCCTATCGCCCCAAGAATGAAAAGCTCGATGGCCAGTTCCGGCAGATTCGCGTCGGCCTCAAAAAGGCGGGGATGACCGTCAGAGCGCGCACAGGCTACTACGCGCTGCCGCCGGAATACGAGCTGCTGACGCCTGACGAGTACCAGGTCGTGCAGCAGGTTCGCAGCACCGAAGCGGCGGCCAGAATACCGACCTTCTTGCGGGTCGCGGGATTTCAAGCCGACGCCGGCCAGTATCGCATCCCGGTGATTCTTGAAATTCCGACCGCGGCCATGCGCTTTGAAAAGAAGAACGACAAGGCATCGGCCCGTCTGCAAATCATCGGCATCGTCCGCGACAGCGAAGGCCGCTTCGCCACGCGCTTCGGCGGCATGGTGCAGATCGCGCTGACTGAAGCGCAATATAACGTCTTGAAGCCCGGCACCATGAGCTTCGTCAATTATGTGCGACTGCCCGCCGGGGCAAAGTACACTTTCGAAGTGCTGGTCAAAGACCCCATGTCGGGCAAAGTCTCCGAGAGTCAGCAACCGCTTCAGCTCCGCGCCGTCGAGCCGACGCTGGCCTTAAGCACGATCCTGCTGTCTAAAGAAGTCGATCAATCGCCGCAAACGACCGACGAGTTTCTGACCATGCAAGGGGTGAAGATATTGCCCTCGGCGCGCTGCCAGTTTCGCAATGGCGACAACCTGATTTTTTACTTCGAGGTTTATAACCCGAAGCCCGACGGCGCGGGGCAAAAGACCGATGTCGCTATCGAGCTGTCGCTGCTGAAAGATGGCAAGCCGCTGAATGCGCGACTGCCGCGCTATCAAGCGACCGACTATGCCGCCGCGCCGGTGCCGCACCTGACCTTCGCGCGTTTCTTGCACCTGGCCGGCCTCGCCTCGGGCAATTACACCCTGGTCATCGATGTAAAGGACAGCCTGGGAAATAAGACGGCGCGCGGGCAGGCCGACTTCGAGATCGTGAACTGA
- a CDS encoding CRTAC1 family protein, with protein sequence MKLTLWLILISALLTLLPRPLALASASANGNVKFVDVTEAAGIRFRHVSAPEKKYIVESMSGGVALFDFDNDGWLDVYLTNSLTVETATDPKSSRSALYRNNGNGTFTDVTDKAGLAYPGWAMGVVAADYDGDGWTDLYVTCLGPNHLYRNKGDGTFEEVTKKAGVDDPRWSAGAAFGDYDNDGNLDLFVANYVDFRLNGLPEFGKGKFCQYRGLPVQCGPRGLPGAGDSLFHNNGDGTFTDVSKKAGVDDPDGRYGMTPLWSDLDGDGWLDLYLTNDSGPNFLYKNNHDGTFAEIGLLSGSGVGEDGNEQGSMGLAIGDYDHDGLPDIFVTNFADEYNTLYRQEKGGFFKDVSFASKLAQISIPLVGWATDFVDYDNDGWIDLLVVNGHVYPQVDSINGAATYAQRVLLFHNEHDGTFAEVAATSGDALMARRVGRGAAFGDIDNDGDIDVVINNLDGTPVVLRNEGGNANNWITIKTVGTRRNRDALGARIKVVAEDLTQTMEARSGGSYISQSDSRIHFGLGKKARVDLIEIRWPDGKLETIKDAPINQFVVIEEGKGIIKKTPPARSPVK encoded by the coding sequence ATGAAACTTACGTTGTGGCTCATCTTGATATCCGCCTTGCTCACCCTGCTGCCGCGCCCGCTGGCGCTCGCGAGCGCCAGCGCCAATGGCAATGTCAAGTTCGTGGACGTGACTGAAGCCGCGGGCATACGCTTCCGTCATGTCTCGGCTCCCGAAAAGAAATACATCGTCGAATCGATGAGCGGGGGCGTCGCCTTGTTCGACTTTGACAACGATGGCTGGCTTGATGTTTACCTGACCAACTCGCTGACGGTCGAAACCGCGACGGACCCGAAAAGCTCGCGCAGCGCGCTCTATCGCAACAATGGCAATGGCACGTTCACAGACGTGACTGACAAAGCCGGGCTGGCTTACCCGGGCTGGGCGATGGGCGTGGTGGCCGCCGACTACGATGGCGACGGCTGGACTGATCTCTACGTCACCTGCCTGGGGCCGAACCACCTCTACCGCAACAAAGGCGATGGCACGTTCGAAGAGGTGACGAAGAAAGCCGGCGTAGACGACCCGCGCTGGTCCGCGGGCGCGGCCTTTGGCGATTACGACAATGATGGCAACCTCGACCTCTTTGTTGCGAACTATGTGGACTTCCGGCTGAATGGCTTGCCGGAATTCGGCAAGGGCAAGTTCTGCCAGTATCGCGGCCTCCCCGTGCAATGCGGGCCGCGCGGCCTGCCGGGCGCAGGCGACTCGCTCTTTCACAACAACGGCGACGGCACCTTCACCGATGTGTCCAAGAAAGCCGGCGTCGATGACCCCGATGGGCGCTACGGCATGACGCCGCTGTGGAGCGACCTGGACGGCGATGGCTGGCTCGACCTTTATCTGACCAACGACTCCGGCCCGAATTTTCTCTATAAGAACAACCACGATGGGACATTCGCGGAGATCGGCCTGCTGTCGGGCTCGGGCGTCGGCGAAGACGGTAACGAGCAAGGCTCGATGGGGCTGGCCATCGGCGACTATGACCACGATGGCTTGCCGGATATTTTCGTCACCAACTTCGCAGACGAATACAACACGCTCTATCGTCAGGAAAAGGGCGGCTTCTTCAAAGATGTGTCGTTCGCCTCGAAGCTCGCGCAGATCAGCATTCCTTTAGTCGGCTGGGCGACGGACTTCGTAGATTATGACAACGACGGCTGGATCGATCTGCTGGTGGTGAACGGCCACGTCTATCCGCAGGTCGATAGCATCAACGGCGCGGCGACCTATGCACAGCGCGTCCTGCTCTTTCACAACGAGCACGATGGGACGTTTGCGGAAGTGGCGGCCACGTCCGGCGATGCGCTGATGGCCCGGCGCGTCGGTCGCGGCGCCGCGTTTGGTGATATCGATAACGATGGCGACATCGATGTGGTCATCAACAACCTGGACGGCACGCCGGTCGTTCTCAGAAACGAGGGCGGCAACGCCAATAACTGGATCACCATCAAGACCGTCGGCACGCGGCGCAACCGCGACGCGCTCGGCGCGCGAATCAAAGTCGTCGCCGAGGACCTGACTCAGACGATGGAAGCGCGCAGCGGCGGCAGCTACATTTCGCAAAGCGACAGCCGCATTCACTTCGGGCTCGGCAAGAAAGCGCGCGTTGACCTGATCGAGATTCGCTGGCCGGACGGCAAGCTTGAGACGATCAAGGATGCGCCCATCAATCAATTCGTCGTGATTGAAGAAGGCAAGGGGATTATTAAGAAGACACCGCCGGCCCGCTCGCCCGTCAAATGA
- a CDS encoding transposase, with translation MKLIAQVKLNPSREQAKLLKQTLEQANAACNAISELAWDSQTFGQYAIHKAYYSKVREQFGLSAQIVVRCIAKVADAYKLDKQTQRRFKPYGAIAYDDRILTWRTDKRFVNIWTVGGRQPIPYLCGERQKKMLESRQGESDLVHRKGNFFLLAVCEIPEPTPQEIDDAIGVDFGIVNIATDSDGQTYSGESIEKNRHWYQSRRNILQSVGTRSAKRRLKQLSGKQSRYQRDVNHRISKELVSKAKDTKRAIVVEELTHIRQRTTVRHKDRAKHSNWTFSQLRAFVTYKARREGVSVIAVDPRNTSRTCSRCGHCEKANRKSQSEFACKSCSHSSNADYNAALNIRSRATVNKRMVSHPQAQAASL, from the coding sequence GTGAAATTGATAGCGCAAGTAAAGCTGAATCCGAGTAGAGAACAAGCTAAACTGCTCAAGCAAACGCTTGAGCAAGCGAACGCCGCTTGTAACGCTATCAGTGAACTTGCGTGGGACTCTCAGACATTTGGGCAGTATGCAATCCATAAAGCCTATTACTCGAAAGTGAGAGAGCAATTCGGCCTTTCGGCTCAGATTGTAGTCAGATGTATCGCTAAGGTTGCAGACGCCTACAAGCTGGACAAACAGACGCAAAGGCGATTCAAGCCATATGGCGCGATTGCTTACGATGATCGCATTCTGACGTGGCGTACTGACAAGCGATTCGTCAACATCTGGACGGTTGGCGGTCGCCAGCCAATCCCTTACCTGTGTGGTGAGCGTCAGAAAAAAATGCTTGAATCCAGACAAGGCGAGTCTGACCTTGTGCATCGCAAGGGCAATTTCTTTCTGCTTGCTGTCTGTGAGATTCCAGAGCCGACGCCGCAAGAAATTGATGACGCTATCGGTGTTGATTTCGGCATCGTCAACATTGCTACTGACTCGGATGGGCAGACCTACAGTGGCGAATCTATAGAGAAGAATCGCCACTGGTATCAGAGCCGCCGCAACATACTTCAAAGCGTCGGCACTCGCTCGGCCAAGCGCAGACTTAAACAGTTGAGCGGCAAACAGAGCCGCTATCAACGTGACGTGAATCATAGAATCAGCAAGGAACTTGTCTCTAAAGCCAAAGACACAAAGCGGGCGATAGTGGTGGAGGAATTGACGCACATTCGCCAACGGACAACGGTTAGGCACAAAGACAGGGCCAAGCATTCCAACTGGACTTTCTCTCAACTCAGAGCTTTTGTGACCTACAAAGCAAGGCGCGAAGGTGTCAGCGTGATTGCGGTAGACCCGCGCAACACAAGTCGTACATGCTCGCGCTGCGGTCACTGTGAGAAAGCGAATCGCAAATCGCAGTCTGAGTTTGCCTGTAAGTCCTGTTCGCATAGTTCCAATGCTGATTACAACGCCGCGTTAAACATCCGTTCTCGCGCTACTGTCAACAAGCGCATGGTGTCGCATCCGCAGGCACAAGCCGCCTCCCTTTAG
- a CDS encoding family 20 glycosylhydrolase: MKNAKFTIGLILLCVLQASAQPQDSSQPMRRQHRLMPVPAAMQFQGGRLKIDASFAVAIAGHADARLEAGTQRAMRRLEGRTGMTLSRALASDPQVATLRIECRGPGLPVPSVNEDESYTLEVSDKQALLKAATAVGALRGLETFLQLLEGDRGGYYIPAVNIQDRPRFPWRGLLIDSGRHFEPVEVIKRNLDGMAAVKLNVLHWHLSEDQGFRVESKRYPRLHQMGSDGLYYTQEQIRDVIAYARDRGIRVMPEFDMPGHATSWLVAYPEFASAPGPYTIERKAGIFDPTFDPTREEVYKFLEGFFTEMAGLFADDYIHIGGDENNGRQWTANPQIQAFMKAKNIKDNHALQAYFNQRLSRILEKLGKKMIGWEEILHPDLPQDIVIQSWRGPKSLAEAARKGYDGILSAGYYIDLMYPAWQHYKNDPVAADTTLSEKELTHILGGEATMWGEWVSPDTIDSRIWPRTAAIAERLWSPREVTDVDDMYRRLDAVSIELEELGLTHERNLPMMLRRLAGGREIGPLRTLVLTVEPVKEYHRNQGRGATMLSPLTRLIDAARADSRAGRELAMLVDDLLRDVPRFSRNRERLQMMFSEWRDARTALDAMIDKSPVLREAEQLPRDLADIGSAGLEALAYLASDITPPEGWREAKMAMLEQAAKPKAEVEFAIIEPVRRLIMLAAEMATLKSLPPSQWKDRVLTVTAPKSR, from the coding sequence ATGAAAAACGCCAAGTTCACTATCGGCCTCATTCTGCTGTGCGTGTTGCAGGCGAGCGCGCAGCCCCAGGACTCCAGTCAGCCCATGCGACGGCAACATCGCCTGATGCCGGTGCCCGCCGCCATGCAGTTTCAGGGCGGGCGGCTGAAGATCGATGCGTCGTTCGCGGTCGCCATCGCTGGCCACGCCGACGCCCGGCTCGAAGCCGGAACGCAGCGCGCCATGCGCCGGCTTGAAGGGCGCACCGGCATGACGCTGTCGCGCGCCCTGGCGAGCGACCCGCAGGTGGCGACGCTGCGCATCGAGTGTCGCGGGCCAGGGCTGCCGGTGCCTTCGGTCAACGAGGACGAATCCTACACGCTTGAGGTGTCGGACAAGCAGGCGCTCTTGAAAGCGGCGACGGCGGTGGGCGCGCTGCGCGGCCTCGAAACCTTCCTGCAACTGCTCGAAGGCGACCGTGGCGGATATTACATTCCGGCGGTCAACATTCAAGACCGCCCGCGCTTCCCGTGGCGCGGATTACTGATTGATTCGGGCCGCCACTTCGAGCCGGTCGAAGTCATCAAGCGCAACCTCGACGGCATGGCTGCCGTTAAGCTCAACGTCCTGCACTGGCACCTCTCGGAAGACCAGGGCTTCCGCGTCGAGTCGAAGCGTTACCCGCGCCTGCATCAGATGGGCTCGGACGGGCTCTATTACACCCAGGAGCAGATTCGCGACGTGATCGCTTACGCGCGCGACCGCGGCATCCGCGTGATGCCGGAATTCGATATGCCGGGCCATGCGACGAGCTGGCTGGTCGCTTACCCTGAGTTTGCGAGCGCGCCGGGGCCATATACGATTGAGCGCAAGGCGGGCATCTTTGATCCGACGTTCGACCCGACGCGCGAAGAGGTTTATAAATTCCTCGAAGGCTTCTTCACAGAGATGGCCGGGCTGTTTGCTGATGATTACATCCACATCGGCGGCGACGAAAACAATGGCCGCCAGTGGACCGCCAACCCGCAGATTCAAGCCTTCATGAAGGCCAAGAACATCAAGGACAACCACGCGCTGCAAGCCTATTTCAACCAGCGGTTGTCGCGGATACTTGAGAAGCTCGGCAAGAAGATGATCGGTTGGGAGGAGATTCTTCACCCCGACCTGCCGCAAGACATCGTCATCCAATCATGGCGCGGGCCGAAGTCGCTGGCCGAGGCGGCGCGCAAAGGCTATGACGGCATTCTATCGGCAGGCTATTACATAGACCTGATGTACCCTGCGTGGCAGCACTACAAGAATGACCCGGTCGCCGCTGACACCACACTCAGCGAGAAAGAGCTGACGCACATCCTCGGCGGCGAAGCGACGATGTGGGGCGAGTGGGTCAGCCCTGATACCATTGATTCGCGCATCTGGCCGCGCACCGCCGCCATCGCCGAACGTTTGTGGTCGCCGCGCGAAGTCACAGACGTAGACGATATGTACCGGCGGCTCGACGCGGTCAGCATCGAGCTTGAAGAACTGGGGCTGACGCACGAACGGAACTTGCCGATGATGCTGCGCCGCCTGGCCGGTGGCCGTGAGATCGGCCCGCTGCGCACGCTGGTGTTAACGGTCGAGCCGGTCAAAGAATACCACCGCAATCAGGGACGTGGGGCGACGATGCTTTCGCCGCTGACGCGCTTGATTGATGCGGCTCGTGCTGACAGCCGCGCGGGCCGCGAGCTGGCGATGCTGGTGGATGATCTGCTCCGCGACGTGCCGCGCTTCAGCCGCAACCGCGAGCGCCTTCAGATGATGTTCAGCGAGTGGCGCGACGCGCGCACGGCGCTCGACGCGATGATCGATAAGTCGCCGGTGCTGCGCGAAGCCGAACAACTGCCGCGCGATCTGGCAGACATCGGCAGCGCCGGCCTGGAAGCGTTGGCTTATCTCGCCTCGGACATCACGCCTCCAGAGGGCTGGCGCGAGGCGAAGATGGCCATGCTCGAACAGGCCGCCAAGCCGAAGGCCGAAGTCGAATTCGCCATCATCGAGCCGGTGAGAAGGCTGATCATGCTGGCGGCAGAGATGGCCACGCTGAAGAGCCTTCCGCCATCGCAGTGGAAGGACCGCGTGCTGACCGTGACCGCGCCAAAGAGCCGTTAG
- a CDS encoding tetratricopeptide repeat protein, whose translation MKQVTYRGRGLLAFALLIAALLSLRVTAAPAQRATEAAQLKQAISNLKAHDLGKAEAVLQAILKRRPAQPDALNFMGVIRAEQKRFAEAEAFFQRAIQSAPRLVSAHLNLAYLYKQTGQPARALAIFENAAKVFPAHPDILFNLALLYADRGDFPTAIKTLTAIPTTARPADYWEVLARLQVTAGDFAKAEESLRQVLLQKPDSITALRQLAGVRLKLGDTPHAWEAIAQALRLAPNSTDLLYEFAQLSLQNQLAGEAVIAMRKALLLEADRPEYLFLLGEALLNTEDYHPALTPFERYAQLRPADPRGHLYLGWTYYLEKDFDKARLHLDQCLKLNPEETDAYYHLGVIAYEVGELGRAQELFAQVIRRQSAHARAHLGLGMVYAAQGQYERARDALEASARGDGDEPKVHYQLSQVYARLGDLGRARQEQQLYTEAQKRAKDKLRSSRQQPFTAAPRPDTRQ comes from the coding sequence ATGAAGCAGGTGACTTATCGAGGGCGCGGCCTGTTGGCTTTCGCGCTGCTGATCGCGGCGCTGCTCTCCCTGCGTGTGACCGCGGCACCGGCCCAGCGCGCCACGGAAGCCGCCCAGCTCAAGCAAGCCATAAGCAATTTGAAAGCGCATGATCTCGGCAAGGCCGAGGCGGTGCTGCAAGCCATCTTGAAGCGGCGGCCCGCTCAGCCCGATGCGCTCAACTTTATGGGCGTCATACGCGCCGAGCAAAAGCGATTCGCCGAAGCCGAAGCCTTCTTTCAACGCGCCATCCAGAGCGCGCCACGCCTTGTAAGCGCGCACCTGAACCTCGCTTACCTCTACAAACAGACGGGCCAGCCGGCGCGCGCTTTGGCGATCTTTGAAAACGCCGCGAAGGTTTTTCCCGCCCACCCTGACATCCTCTTTAACCTGGCGCTGCTCTACGCTGACCGCGGCGACTTTCCGACAGCCATCAAGACATTGACCGCGATCCCGACGACCGCTCGCCCGGCGGATTACTGGGAAGTGCTGGCGCGCTTGCAGGTCACCGCCGGCGATTTTGCGAAAGCCGAAGAGAGTCTGCGCCAGGTGCTACTGCAAAAGCCCGACTCGATCACCGCGCTGCGTCAGCTTGCCGGGGTGCGGCTCAAGCTGGGCGATACGCCGCACGCCTGGGAAGCCATCGCGCAAGCCCTCAGACTAGCGCCGAACTCTACCGACCTGCTTTATGAGTTCGCCCAGTTGAGCCTGCAAAATCAGCTCGCCGGCGAAGCGGTCATCGCCATGCGCAAAGCGCTGCTCCTGGAAGCCGACCGGCCCGAATACCTGTTTCTGTTAGGCGAAGCGCTGCTCAACACAGAAGACTATCACCCGGCGCTGACGCCCTTCGAGCGCTATGCGCAACTGCGACCCGCCGACCCGCGCGGCCATCTTTATCTCGGCTGGACTTACTATCTCGAAAAAGATTTCGACAAAGCGCGCCTGCATCTCGACCAGTGTTTGAAGCTCAATCCCGAAGAGACGGATGCCTACTATCATCTCGGCGTCATCGCCTATGAAGTCGGCGAGCTGGGCCGCGCTCAAGAGCTGTTCGCGCAAGTCATCCGTCGGCAATCGGCGCACGCCCGCGCCCACCTCGGACTCGGCATGGTTTATGCGGCGCAAGGCCAGTACGAGCGGGCGCGCGACGCGCTCGAAGCCTCGGCCCGCGGCGACGGCGACGAGCCGAAAGTTCATTATCAGCTCAGCCAGGTTTATGCGCGGCTCGGCGACCTGGGGCGCGCCCGCCAGGAGCAACAGCTTTACACGGAGGCCCAGAAGCGCGCCAAAGACAAGCTCCGCTCAAGCCGGCAGCAGCCCTTTACCGCCGCGCCGCGCCCCGACACCCGGCAATAA